Proteins from a single region of Leptospira venezuelensis:
- a CDS encoding class I SAM-dependent methyltransferase has product MSKKPQDSDYIAYGANGLPFETSYWNEIYGSGKDVDASFNAKEHAKYIKSVFDLMQVHPRSIADFGFGKALLLKEFVKIFQPNRVFAVDPSEDMIDAIAKQKWIRSYNLSFLHSTIQDLDLKHIHLPPFTLGICNSVVQYIEDKHLPKVFEKLHKITNYLYFTVPTKNDYTRMKKEIYFTDPYAHQRSKKYYEKLIRPYFRRVAFNLLESRITKDSPFCDELFVDE; this is encoded by the coding sequence ATGAGTAAAAAACCGCAAGACTCCGATTATATCGCTTACGGAGCTAACGGTCTACCATTCGAAACTTCTTATTGGAATGAGATTTATGGAAGCGGGAAGGACGTAGATGCTTCTTTTAACGCTAAAGAACATGCAAAATACATAAAATCCGTTTTCGATTTGATGCAAGTCCATCCCAGGAGTATTGCAGACTTTGGTTTTGGTAAAGCGTTACTCCTTAAAGAATTCGTAAAAATATTCCAACCGAATCGTGTGTTCGCAGTAGATCCTTCTGAAGACATGATAGACGCGATCGCAAAACAAAAATGGATCCGCTCTTATAATCTTTCTTTTCTGCATTCTACCATCCAAGATCTGGATCTGAAACATATTCATCTTCCTCCATTCACTCTTGGGATCTGTAACTCGGTAGTCCAGTATATAGAAGATAAACATCTGCCTAAGGTTTTTGAAAAACTACATAAGATCACGAATTATCTCTATTTTACTGTTCCTACTAAAAACGATTATACAAGAATGAAAAAGGAGATTTACTTTACAGATCCTTATGCGCACCAAAGATCTAAAAAGTATTATGAAAAATTAATACGTCCTTATTTTAGAAGAGTGGCATTTAATCTTTTGGAAAGCAGGATCACGAAAGACAGCCCGTTTTGTGACGAACTGTTCGTGGACGAATAG
- a CDS encoding LuxR C-terminal-related transcriptional regulator, giving the protein MKLYKIAILEDDPVFASQCKERLKKMNRVTKVEVYNSAEEFPKEKEITYDLVFVDIDLPGKSGLDFILEEYLAHSKTNYAILSAFESEEALFKALKAGASGYILKKDVGDIQEKAEILLEGGGILSPGLAARVIQSFRKTTQKEVEVLSNREKKVLDMIVDGKRTKEIAAFLGTKEGTVRVQIKSIFRKLHVNSRLELVRKFS; this is encoded by the coding sequence GTGAAATTATATAAAATAGCGATCCTAGAAGATGATCCTGTATTTGCGAGTCAGTGCAAAGAAAGATTAAAAAAAATGAATAGAGTTACCAAGGTAGAAGTTTATAACTCTGCCGAAGAATTCCCTAAAGAAAAAGAAATCACTTATGACCTAGTATTCGTGGATATAGATTTACCTGGAAAAAGTGGTTTGGATTTTATTCTAGAAGAATATTTGGCCCATTCCAAAACAAATTACGCTATCTTATCTGCATTTGAATCAGAAGAGGCTTTATTCAAAGCTCTAAAGGCGGGAGCGAGCGGATATATTCTTAAAAAAGATGTAGGGGATATTCAAGAAAAAGCGGAGATACTTTTAGAAGGGGGAGGGATACTTTCTCCAGGACTGGCCGCAAGGGTTATCCAATCTTTCCGTAAAACTACTCAAAAGGAAGTGGAAGTGTTATCCAATCGAGAGAAGAAGGTATTGGATATGATCGTGGACGGCAAGAGAACTAAAGAAATTGCAGCTTTCTTAGGCACAAAAGAAGGGACAGTAAGGGTCCAAATTAAAAGTATATTCAGAAAGTTGCATGTGAATTCTAGACTGGAATTGGTACGGAAATTTTCCTAA
- a CDS encoding MBL fold metallo-hydrolase: protein MFGKKAQKVTICTSFLLFGLFLLVLFQTACLSSFGGTPSGTRLEKMKTSKMFHEGKFENDPFVPMLSAGSYLGVMKRQFFGSEVRTPPSPIPIQKPDLKTFSNPITPGLRAIWFGHSSVLVEIDGIRIFTDPVFSQKVSPFESIGPGRLFPLPLELSELPNIDAVVISHDHYDHLDMVTAQFLAKKGTKYFVPLGIGAHLESWGIPENQIIELDWWEKGNIKNIEIVCTPAVHYSGRGLFNGKSTLWSSWSLIGPKHKFFHSGDTGYSSHFSEIGKKLGPFDLTSIKVGAYDWTWEGIHMNPEYAVQAHLDLKGKTMLPVHWATFNLAIHSWDEPILRTKQGADQNGVRLATPKPGEWLDLQKDLISEAWWEKVK, encoded by the coding sequence ATGTTCGGAAAAAAAGCACAGAAAGTCACAATTTGCACTTCTTTCCTTCTATTCGGTTTATTCCTATTAGTTTTATTCCAAACAGCTTGTTTGAGTTCTTTCGGAGGAACCCCAAGCGGAACACGATTAGAAAAAATGAAAACTTCTAAGATGTTCCACGAAGGAAAGTTTGAGAATGATCCTTTTGTTCCGATGCTTAGCGCCGGATCTTATCTTGGAGTTATGAAAAGACAATTTTTTGGCTCCGAAGTAAGAACTCCTCCCTCCCCAATCCCTATTCAAAAACCAGACCTAAAAACTTTTTCAAATCCGATAACTCCGGGTTTAAGAGCGATCTGGTTTGGACATTCTTCTGTTCTTGTAGAAATAGATGGAATTCGTATCTTCACTGATCCAGTTTTCTCTCAAAAGGTTTCCCCATTCGAAAGTATAGGTCCAGGAAGACTTTTTCCTTTGCCCTTGGAATTATCAGAACTTCCTAATATAGACGCAGTTGTTATCTCGCATGACCATTATGATCATCTGGATATGGTTACTGCTCAGTTTTTAGCGAAGAAGGGTACAAAATATTTTGTGCCACTCGGAATCGGAGCTCATTTGGAATCCTGGGGAATCCCAGAAAACCAGATTATAGAATTGGATTGGTGGGAAAAAGGGAATATTAAGAATATTGAAATCGTCTGCACACCTGCAGTTCATTATTCTGGAAGAGGTCTATTTAATGGAAAATCAACTCTTTGGTCTTCTTGGAGCCTGATTGGGCCTAAACATAAATTTTTCCATAGCGGAGATACAGGTTATTCTTCTCACTTTTCAGAGATAGGTAAAAAGTTAGGACCTTTCGATCTGACCTCCATCAAAGTGGGAGCTTACGATTGGACCTGGGAAGGAATTCACATGAATCCTGAATATGCTGTCCAGGCTCATTTAGATCTGAAAGGTAAAACAATGCTTCCAGTACATTGGGCAACTTTCAATCTTGCGATCCATTCTTGGGATGAACCAATTCTAAGAACAAAACAAGGAGCGGATCAGAATGGGGTTCGTCTAGCAACGCCTAAACCTGGAGAATGGTTAGATTTACAAAAGGACCTGATTTCTGAAGCCTGGTGGGAGAAAGTAAAATAG
- a CDS encoding haloalkane dehalogenase has translation MQTFLETPSECFSNLKDYPFSPHYISVGEFKMHYVDEGPKNAKETVLLLHGEPSWSYLYRKMIPPLSEKGYRVIAPDLIGFGKSDKPTDLKTYTYKNHVDWLKNLIIALDLQNITLFCQDWGGLLGLRAVAELDSRFARVCAANTFLPTGDIPPKEDFLKWLRFSQEVSKLPVGKIIQNGCVNKLSPDIIHAYDSPYPDESYKAGARKFPTLVPISPDNPESERNRQAWMFYKNFKKPFITMFSDSDPITKGGDIFFRRTIPGAKGQKHTVIQGAGHFLQEEKGELLAELLSEFIQSNP, from the coding sequence ATGCAAACTTTTCTTGAAACTCCTTCCGAATGTTTTTCTAATCTAAAGGATTATCCTTTTTCTCCTCACTATATTTCTGTTGGAGAATTCAAAATGCATTATGTGGACGAGGGTCCTAAAAATGCAAAAGAAACAGTTTTATTATTACATGGAGAACCAAGTTGGTCCTATCTTTACAGGAAGATGATCCCTCCTTTATCAGAAAAAGGTTATAGAGTGATCGCTCCCGACTTGATCGGTTTCGGAAAATCAGATAAACCAACGGATCTAAAAACTTATACGTATAAGAATCATGTAGATTGGCTGAAAAATCTAATTATTGCTCTAGATTTACAAAATATTACTCTTTTCTGTCAAGACTGGGGAGGTTTATTAGGTTTAAGAGCGGTAGCAGAATTGGATTCTCGTTTTGCTAGAGTATGCGCCGCGAATACTTTTTTACCTACAGGAGATATTCCTCCCAAGGAAGATTTTTTGAAATGGCTTCGCTTTTCCCAGGAAGTAAGCAAACTTCCAGTAGGAAAGATCATCCAAAATGGATGCGTAAATAAATTAAGTCCCGATATAATTCATGCTTATGATTCTCCCTATCCGGATGAATCTTATAAAGCAGGAGCAAGAAAATTTCCTACTCTTGTACCAATCTCTCCTGATAATCCAGAATCGGAAAGGAATCGTCAGGCTTGGATGTTCTATAAAAATTTTAAAAAACCTTTTATAACTATGTTTAGTGATTCAGATCCGATCACAAAAGGTGGAGATATTTTCTTTAGGAGGACTATACCGGGAGCAAAAGGACAGAAACATACAGTGATCCAAGGAGCAGGGCATTTTCTTCAAGAAGAAAAGGGCGAGTTACTTGCGGAACTTCTTTCTGAATTTATCCAGAGCAATCCGTAG
- a CDS encoding enoyl-CoA hydratase/isomerase family protein, which produces MDYNHLSIENRDGLLIVLLNRPESNNALNIRIRDELESVFSESKNDPKIRGILLGANGKNFCSGYDLEEVVETKLGSFRHRILEYHYELYSFPKPLVCVLKGFCSAGGFDLALSGDYILAEKKTFLFRPEIRFGGPPLITTLARKVGPTKALSLTLLGDPLRSKDALELGIIDEIVTEGDPITKGLKVLEKLSQWDPKLIKAEKEISNNFFHGNLYENLKKEFDLFKEFLENPNFLKIVTEYAKSIKQKI; this is translated from the coding sequence ATGGATTACAATCATCTCAGTATAGAAAACCGAGACGGGCTACTAATTGTTCTTCTAAACCGTCCAGAATCCAATAATGCTTTAAATATAAGGATTAGAGACGAATTAGAATCTGTTTTTTCAGAATCCAAAAATGATCCTAAGATCAGAGGAATACTTTTGGGAGCAAACGGCAAAAACTTCTGTAGCGGTTACGATTTAGAAGAAGTAGTCGAAACAAAACTAGGATCATTCAGGCATCGTATTTTAGAATATCATTATGAACTTTATTCTTTTCCAAAACCTTTAGTCTGTGTACTAAAAGGTTTTTGTTCTGCGGGAGGATTCGATCTGGCACTTTCAGGTGATTATATTCTCGCAGAAAAGAAAACATTTTTATTCCGACCAGAAATTCGTTTCGGTGGACCTCCCCTAATCACCACTTTAGCCCGAAAAGTCGGTCCTACAAAGGCATTATCTTTGACACTATTAGGAGACCCACTTCGCTCCAAAGACGCGTTAGAATTAGGGATTATAGATGAAATCGTTACAGAAGGTGATCCTATCACAAAAGGTTTAAAAGTTTTAGAGAAACTTTCTCAATGGGATCCAAAACTCATCAAAGCAGAAAAAGAAATCTCAAATAATTTTTTCCACGGAAACCTGTATGAGAACTTGAAAAAGGAATTCGATCTATTCAAAGAATTTTTAGAAAATCCGAACTTTCTGAAAATAGTTACAGAATATGCAAAATCAATTAAACAGAAAATTTGA